Part of the Salmo salar chromosome ssa10, Ssal_v3.1, whole genome shotgun sequence genome is shown below.
ACAAATAGTGAGGTTTAAAATATAATATCATTTTCTTTGACCAACATTATTAGAACACTGAGCTGAATGAGGCCTAAATTATGACAACATGAAAAAGGCTCTTAAAATGTTTTCACAACACTGAGAATTTGTATTGTaggaaataaaataatgatattgTCTGAACTGTAGGCCTATTTGCCCCAAAATCCAGTTGAGCCAATTTGGCAAAACACAACACAGCTACTTCTAAAATTCTATCTCTGTATGAGCAGCAGGGCACAAGGGAGTGACCGCCGATCCCGGCCAAGCTGTCTCCTAGATATCCTCACCCAGATAATTGGCTACTCAGACACTGGATTCATATATCTGTCTGTATGGGATGTCAGCATCTTACAGTTTCTAGGAAATATACTGACATGACCAAATTATATATTttgaaaaataacaatttaaatGAAAACCTTTGATCAAAGAATTCTTATTTGACCCTCAAAATACAATACAGACACCATTATCTATCCagatatgtttttatttaacctttatttaactaggtgagtcagttaagaacaaattcttattttacaatgacggcctaaccctcccctaacctggacgacgctgggccaattgtgcgccaccctatgagaCACCCGAtcgtgatacagcccgggatcgaacaagggtctgtagtgatgcctctagcacagaaatgcagtgtcttagatcgctgcgccactccgGAACCCTCAGATAGCACAATATCAGGGGGTGGCTAGACATTCCCTGGTCTTTCCAAAATGACAGAGTATCATCAAGTCTACCAATCATTATGTTTTGTAACGTTAGATATCAGGAAAACATATCATCTTGATTTGATGGTGATTAATCAATGTGGTTACTACAAACAAACATAGTTAgaacgctagctagctacatcatgCTTGAAGTGTCGAATCCCgacgagaacacacacacacacacacacacacacactcaaatacagACACAAAACCCCGACCGAAGGACACAGCTGGATAATTTGGTCAGCCAGCTGTGTTTAgctctagctacagtagctagtgcAGGAAAGAATAGCAACCATACTGATTGCTACATGACAATGGATTATGGTTTAATTGTGTTTACAGTATCGTTCATTTATTAAGCTAATGCCTTCTACTAGGAAAACGGTCTAGTGAGCCAGCTAACTTTATTTTAGCTAACTATAGTAGCTATTTGTTAGCCGCTAACTTAGCTACTGTAACGTTACTAGTTAGCGAGCCGACAGAGACCGTAGAAGAAAATACTCACCGGGTTCCTTCTTTTTTCATTTTAACAGCTGATATGTGGGTTtgtcaatgtataaaatagtcctCTATAGAAACCATCAATGTTGAGAATTGCTTTATTTCCTTTCTGATGTCTCGCTAGCTATGCCAGTTCTCGTCTAGCTGTCAGACAACAGtagcacagagtttctaaacccagaagcgcaacatcgcgagactaccgggaacgcttgcgaaacagaccaaGCAGACACATGCTGGGGTTTGGGATTGGAGAAGTCAAAGAGCTTGTTCGACATTGCAAGCGactgccgactgactgatctTCAAATCACTTTGCATCAAAAATAACTACTCATTAATATTTGTAGATCAgccagtcacaatttacccacaatgcatcatggatttgatgctctcgaacaAGGACAATATGTCCATGTGATCTGGGATCAGTGAGAGAAGTGAAAATATATTCCTTAGTTCATTTTCtagaaatctaaaggcacaacctagattccaGGCAATTTCTTAAAAGatgttgaacatgttattactccaatctcgtgaaactgacacgttttcattttcgtcAAACACAACTTTATattgaaggagtgcctttgatttgacggcatgcacatgcgcagttcggcgCGAGACGACGGTCAGACCCGATGACGTATATCTGCGCATGAGCTTAGATAGCCAAAGCCTCCATGACATCGCCCTCAAGTGTGATccgggatttctattggagaagcagtttatGCCTAACTTCATTATTGGTCAGTGATCTTCATACTGTACGGTCTTTGACAGAGCCTCCTCCACATACGGACGGCGTTTCCGATCAGCATAGCTTGTCATCTTTCTCGCCAACTGGATGTGCACGttctttttttgtaaattgtttgGCATTCTTCTCCCGATTGATAGGATATAAAAAAATTAACATGGAAACCTGATAGAAATTCAATATCTCACCCATTTGAATGTGAAATAAAACAGATTAAGTTATAGGTATTTTTCCATATGGAAGAAAAGCACCTTTATTTTATataatgtaaacaaacaccagaAGCAAGCATACATTTTGTTTGTCAATGTATTTATCTACGTTTAATTGTTCACAAATTAAGCGATTTATATTTACATAGTGGATTGCACCTAGAATAAATGAAATACCCTCATTTTCTTAATCTGATTTTTTTTCTAAAATAAAATCAACTATTCAGAAAGACTGAAATTAAtgactgtaaagggaatcaggcATAAAGTAAAAGAACAATTCTGATAATATATCAAAGTAGTTGCAATTCACTTAATATCTAATGAACACACTTCTGGTGAGCATGTACAGTATTTTGAAGTTACGTGTTGTAACTTATTCAAGTAAGTCTACCACAACATTTCAGTGCACTCTAAATGTTTCTGCATTCAATTCTTCAAAATGTGTAAATAAGTCTCAAATTGCACTTTAAAGTTGCAATTGGGATATTGGTCCTACTGATAGCAGTTACGTGAACATGTATTTCTGTATCACACATTCAACGTTATAACTAACTACACCACTAGAAGTTCTGCAGGATATGTTTCAGCATTATAAGACTTGAGAGGAAAACTTGATGTTCAAAGAAAATGTCTGTCAACAAGTGACATTCATTTGGTTTATTTCCATTTCAATGCTCCCTGATGAAAAGGCAAATTAACACGTGTTTATTGATTTAAAAGTTGGACCTGTGACAGAAAATTACATACAGGCAATTCTACTAGAAAGGAGAGACATAAGGCGTTATAGCCAACCATACAAAAGCAACCTTCCTTTCTTACAAATTCCACTGTCAACTACATTTTAGAGGCTTAATGGTTTGAGTAGAGTGAAGCAATGAAAACATCCTCCACCCTAGATATtgagtgttactgtatatcagccccccccccctcaaacCAAGCAATCTAAGTGTTGTCATTTAAAAGATGTTAGTCCTTCGGAATTAGTTGTTGATTTTACATGGCGAGTTCCATTGAAATGATTGGCAGGACACAAGATGCATATTTACGTTTGCTTTCAACTGTAGTCAGACTACTGGATCAATTCATAGTATGATCTAattacagagagaacacagtggctgCGTCTAACAATAGTGAAACAAAGTGCATGATACAATTGGAAAAAGTCCAATTTTGACAAAAGTGCCTCTCTGcaagtttactgtttagattagaTTATTTTAGATTGAAAATGATCACAGCCACACTTTGGCATCTCTTTGAACCATAGGCGTAACAAAAAAAACACTTAATATCAGCCCAAGTCGGTCACTACCCCGGGTCTCTGTTCTTGCCCCTTTCATGCCACACTCAGGACAGGGACTGAGGACAGCAGCAAGGCAACCAGAAGCACAGGACAAACTGATCTCTCACCATTCCTTCTACAGGATTGGGTCACACGATcagagcctgaattcaaaatagacaAAAATCCTATCACTTGGTAAAAGACATGCGCTTTGAGGTTAGAAGAGGATAGCATACAGACAAAAAAGGGAGAAAGGACTTATCTAGAAAGTCTGATTTCCCTAAGAGACTTCTAAAACACATGGAGGAATAGAGACCGCAGAAGTTCAACAACCAGGACAAAAGAAAGATGAGTGAGGGGTGGGGGTAGGAAGGTGGTATTGCAGGTCACAGGCTTTGGCAGCACGGTAGTTTGTTTTTCTGCCCATCGGTGGTGGGGGGGACACTGATGTCCACTACATTGTTGCCTGGAGACTCGTCATGTGCTGATCTGTCAGCTATCTGCTTCTGTGATACGATTCGGTGGATTTCTGTGGAGAAAATATAAATCAGTTACTCATTATTAAATATGCCATTGCATTCATGTGTAAGAAATCAAACAATTTGACTTGAAACTAACTAATCTAAATAGCCTCGTATAGTGGCCCCTGCCCATTACCTGTGAGGATGTTCTTGAACGCCTCTTCTACATTAGTGGAGTCCAAAGCTGAGGTCTCAATAAATGATAGCGTATTCTTTtctgagggagaaaaagagaaaagaTTGCATTGAGACAAGCAGGGGTGTCTTCTTAACCATTTTTGTCCACGGAGTGAGCTGTCATCTACTCCAGTGTTTTTGTTGTTTACCTGCGAAAGCGCGAGCCTCGTCTGTGGGCACTGCCCTGAGGTGGCGCAGGTCACTCTTGTTGCCCACCAGCATGATGACGATGTTGTTATCAGCATGATCCCTCAGCTCCTTCAGCCAGCGCTCCACATTTTCATAGGTTAGATGCTTGGCAATGTCGTACACTAGGAGTGCCCCCACCGCCCCCCGGTAGTACCTGATTGGGACAGAGCAGGGAGGATACGAGGTCATAGCTTGTGAGACTAAGATAGAGAAGGATTTCACACAATGGTTTCAGTGCTATCAAAATATGCTAGTTCCAAGACGAGCATCCTTAACATTATTGAACAGTGAGCTCCCTCTTCCACTCACGCTGAGGTGATGGCTCTGTAGCGCTCCTGTCCAGCTGTATCCCAGATCTGGGCCTTTATCATTTTGCCGTCCACCTGGATGCTGCGGGTGGCGAATTCCACACCGATGGTGCTTTTGCTCTCCAGGTTGAACTCATTCCGTGTGAAACGGGACAGCAGGTTACTCTTCCCCACACCAGAGTCTCCGATCAGCACCActggcaaaaaaataaaaataaatatcggAACTGCAATGACAGGCTACTATGTCAGTGGAAACGATTGGGGCTGAGAGATGACTAGTACAGAGCCATTTGTTCAACAATGACTAAATTGAAGCCCATACCTACTGAGCATGTTTTTCCTGGTAGCTAGTCATTTAACCACTATCATGATAGATACCAGTCATGATGACTGGTGCAGCCACTTAGAGGGGTCGAAATTTACAGAATGATTACCTGTGAGGAAAATGGgagagggtcatgctttttcaatttcagtcaaggggagagtttagtttttttaatctagtccaggggagggtcatgtcatTTGCAAATGATTAACCTCTTTGCGCTgggggggggcagtattttcacgttcggatgaaaagcgtgcccagagtaaactgcctgctactaaggcccagaagctaagatatgcatattattagtagatttggatagaaaacactcaagtttcgaaaactgtttgaatgatgtctgtgagtataacagaactcatatggcaggcaaaaagcggagaaaaatccaaccaggaagtgggaaatctgaggtttgtagtttttcaagtgattgcctatccaatatacagtgtaaatttggtcagattgcacttcctaaggcttccactagatgtcaacagtctttggaatgtttcaggcttctattgagaaaggggagcgaataagagctgtttgaaccagtggtctggctgaaagcctttagtttagtcatGCGGCGGCCGTGCGCACGAGCTCTgttccctttcatttctaaagacaaaggaatattattgaagatttatgataaaaacattctaaagattgattctatacatcgtttgacatgtt
Proteins encoded:
- the rb11b gene encoding Ras-related protein Rab-11B; amino-acid sequence: MGTRDDEYDYLFKVVLIGDSGVGKSNLLSRFTRNEFNLESKSTIGVEFATRSIQVDGKMIKAQIWDTAGQERYRAITSAYYRGAVGALLVYDIAKHLTYENVERWLKELRDHADNNIVIMLVGNKSDLRHLRAVPTDEARAFAEKNTLSFIETSALDSTNVEEAFKNILTEIHRIVSQKQIADRSAHDESPGNNVVDISVPPTTDGQKNKLPCCQSL